In one Dermatophilaceae bacterium Sec6.4 genomic region, the following are encoded:
- a CDS encoding DEAD/DEAH box helicase has product MSSPATSESSTSEATASEATASEATASQSTAPEAPAPSFGDFGVHPLIVQALADAGIMSPFPIQSMTLPVALNGHDIIGQAKTGTGKTLGFGVPLLHRITSPTDATYADRPAPGKPQALVVAPTRELANQVMGDITTAAALRGIRVMAIYGGRAFEPQVNALRNGIEVVVGTPGRLIDLAGQGHLDLSYVQTVVLDEADEMLDLGFLPDVEKLLAMTPASRQTMLFSATMPGAVVALARRYMTQPTHIRAINEEGDSGHTVAAIEQFVYRAHAMDKVEMLARILQARGRGLTIVFSRTKRTAAKVADDLRERGFASASLHGDLGQGAREQALRAFRAGKIDILVATDVAARGIDVEHVTHVVNYQCPEDEKTYLHRTGRTGRAGNTGVAVTFVDWDDLPRWGLINKGLDLGIPNPVETYSSSESFYTDLDIPTTATGKLPRAERTRAGLDAENLEDLGETGKSHRAGPARGGAGSGGRSHGGRDGQRGARKEPTATRTGSDNGSTTSEDRPKRARNRRRTRGGSADSSQAS; this is encoded by the coding sequence ATGAGTTCACCCGCCACCTCTGAATCCAGCACGTCCGAAGCCACCGCATCCGAAGCCACCGCATCCGAAGCCACCGCATCTCAAAGCACTGCTCCGGAAGCACCGGCGCCCAGCTTCGGCGATTTCGGTGTCCACCCGCTGATCGTCCAGGCACTGGCCGATGCCGGCATCATGTCGCCGTTCCCGATCCAGTCGATGACCTTGCCGGTCGCCCTGAACGGGCACGACATCATCGGGCAGGCCAAGACCGGCACCGGAAAGACTCTCGGGTTCGGGGTGCCGCTGCTGCACCGCATCACCTCCCCCACCGACGCCACCTACGCCGACCGACCCGCGCCCGGCAAGCCGCAGGCCCTGGTCGTCGCGCCGACCCGCGAGCTCGCCAACCAGGTCATGGGCGACATCACCACGGCCGCGGCGCTGCGCGGTATCCGGGTCATGGCCATCTACGGCGGTCGCGCATTCGAGCCCCAGGTCAACGCGTTGCGTAACGGCATCGAGGTCGTCGTGGGTACCCCCGGACGGTTGATCGACCTGGCCGGACAGGGCCACCTGGATCTTTCCTACGTTCAGACCGTCGTCCTTGATGAGGCTGACGAGATGCTCGATCTGGGCTTCCTGCCCGACGTGGAGAAGCTGCTCGCGATGACTCCGGCCTCCCGTCAGACCATGCTCTTCTCAGCGACAATGCCCGGCGCAGTCGTGGCTTTGGCGCGTCGCTACATGACCCAGCCCACGCACATTCGCGCGATCAACGAAGAAGGCGACTCCGGGCACACCGTCGCTGCGATCGAGCAGTTCGTCTACCGAGCGCACGCTATGGACAAGGTCGAGATGCTCGCCCGCATCCTGCAGGCCCGCGGTCGCGGCCTGACGATCGTGTTCAGCCGCACCAAGCGCACCGCGGCCAAGGTGGCCGACGACCTGCGCGAACGTGGCTTCGCGTCCGCATCGCTGCACGGCGACCTCGGCCAGGGCGCCCGCGAGCAGGCCCTGCGGGCCTTCCGCGCCGGCAAGATCGACATCCTCGTCGCTACCGACGTCGCGGCCCGTGGCATCGACGTCGAGCACGTCACGCACGTCGTGAACTATCAGTGCCCCGAAGATGAGAAGACCTACCTGCACCGCACCGGGCGTACCGGTCGCGCAGGCAACACCGGGGTCGCTGTCACCTTCGTCGACTGGGACGATCTGCCCCGCTGGGGCCTGATCAACAAGGGACTCGACCTCGGCATCCCGAACCCCGTGGAGACCTACTCCTCCTCGGAGAGCTTCTACACCGACCTGGACATCCCCACCACCGCGACCGGCAAGCTACCGCGCGCCGAGCGCACCCGCGCAGGCCTGGACGCCGAAAACCTCGAGGATCTGGGCGAGACCGGGAAGTCCCACCGAGCCGGCCCGGCGCGCGGCGGAGCCGGGTCCGGCGGACGCTCCCACGG
- a CDS encoding TetR/AcrR family transcriptional regulator — MATQTEEHARGGRLPRSARRAQLLEAALAVFADSGYHAASMDEIAVRASVSKPVLYQHFPGKLDLYLALIDRHTTEVPRLVREALAATHDNATRVAAALSAFFEFVERDDAAFRLVFESDLIDDPAVKQRVRQMDNECASAVAEVIGEDTDLGLEQAQVLGVALVGMAQIVARYWLHEEPASRMSRTEAERLVVTLGWRGMAGFPKTGE; from the coding sequence GTGGCAACACAGACCGAAGAACACGCTCGAGGAGGGCGCTTACCCCGCTCCGCGCGGCGGGCCCAGCTACTTGAGGCGGCGTTGGCGGTCTTTGCGGATTCCGGCTACCACGCGGCGTCGATGGACGAGATCGCCGTCCGGGCCAGTGTCAGCAAACCAGTGCTCTACCAGCACTTCCCTGGCAAGTTGGACCTCTACCTCGCCTTGATCGACCGGCACACCACGGAGGTGCCCCGGCTGGTGCGAGAAGCGCTCGCGGCCACTCACGACAACGCGACCCGCGTCGCGGCAGCCCTGAGTGCATTCTTCGAATTCGTCGAACGCGACGACGCGGCGTTTCGGTTGGTGTTCGAATCGGACCTGATCGACGACCCCGCAGTGAAACAACGCGTGCGCCAGATGGACAACGAGTGCGCCTCCGCAGTGGCAGAGGTCATCGGTGAGGACACCGACCTCGGCCTGGAGCAGGCACAGGTGCTCGGGGTTGCACTGGTAGGTATGGCGCAGATCGTCGCCCGCTACTGGTTGCATGAGGAACCCGCGTCGCGGATGTCGCGCACGGAGGCCGAACGACTCGTGGTCACCCTTGGATGGCGGGGTATGGCGGGCTTCCCCAAGACGGGCGAATAG
- a CDS encoding ATP-dependent DNA helicase — protein MNGGSGRPLDALQLAVRLDLPAPTKEQAAVIEAAPDQPLLVVAGAGSGKTETMAARVVWLVANGHVQPSEVLGLTFTRKGAGEFAERVGRRLRQLTHAGLWTPPVDPEDGTQSLADTPTVQTYHAYAGRLVSEHGLRMGIEPDSRLLSEAAAWQFAAEVVSAYDGPMDRVDRHESTVIAAVVDIAGEMAEHLRTPDEVRDYLLGVVEQVASLPGAGRVKGLSQEDKKVLDVLLARADLMPIVIRYQELKRSRTSLDYADQMALAARLAQQYPDVGAMERGRFRAVLLDEFQDTSEAQMVLLRSLLIAPGEPVAVTAVGDPHQSIFGWRGASATSLSAFAEHFHGEAGCRQLPLATSWRNDVAVLKVADRTSAPLRRSGVPVLALRPRADAAAGAVHAARLETEEDEAEHVARWIAGQWFEGPGRHRKVTAAVLCRKRALFSLVVDRLQAHGLPVEVVGVGGLLTTPEVADIVSLLWAVQDPTRGDRLMRLLTGPAMRIGPADLAGLYAWARRLVRQDRPVRHDRGADGRQREDPQIKDDAQVKDLEQDTRDQPSIIEALERLPDAGWRGPADEHIGEVALTRLHHLARMIRRVRSMTGLPLAELVGEAERSLGVDIEVLARAEHTPGTARVHLDAFADVAAQFAAQADRPTLGGFLAWLDAALKEERGLSTPFLETTDAAVQVLTVHAAKGLEWDYVAVPGLSEGTFPSHGHRTTWKKKHGGWAIGSGDDAHPLDHGSWVTTDTGWTGGLDGVPYDLRGDVDGLPFFGWQDAGDVPALREALTAFRTEGGAHAVAEERRLAYVAFTRARHEMLLTGAVWGAGKFPRVTSRFLLELVDAGLVQRSTWCPLPDDPEPINPRADSDNVAIWPGDRLKNRREDLQAGVAKISAAITAPNPGELADPDTDRGRRLLRLLVERQASRTRREAAVNLPGHISTSALVALAQDPQGFASQLRRPMPSAPALAARRGTAFHAWVEQHFQRAALLDITSLPGSGDEDADLDADLQGMKDRFLASQWADRAPIDVEIALETWIAGISIRGRVDAVFRSLDGVGYVIVDWKTGAMPSGEAARTRALQLAAYRIAYARLHGLDPELVSGAFYYAGTGETVWPDLPGSEQLAELLAAIAPTDSAQINTAPTDHEGVLEP, from the coding sequence GTGAACGGCGGATCGGGACGGCCCCTGGACGCCCTGCAGCTCGCAGTCCGCCTGGACCTGCCGGCCCCCACAAAGGAACAGGCAGCTGTCATCGAGGCGGCACCCGATCAGCCGTTACTGGTGGTGGCCGGAGCCGGTTCGGGCAAGACCGAGACAATGGCCGCCCGCGTCGTCTGGTTGGTTGCCAACGGTCATGTGCAGCCCTCTGAGGTGCTTGGTCTGACCTTTACCCGTAAGGGTGCGGGCGAGTTTGCCGAGCGCGTCGGGCGACGCCTGCGCCAGCTGACCCACGCCGGACTGTGGACGCCACCGGTGGACCCGGAGGACGGCACACAGAGTCTCGCCGACACCCCCACGGTGCAGACCTACCACGCCTACGCCGGCAGGTTGGTCTCCGAACACGGTCTGCGGATGGGTATCGAACCCGATTCCCGACTGTTGTCCGAGGCGGCAGCCTGGCAGTTCGCGGCCGAGGTCGTCTCGGCCTACGACGGACCGATGGACCGGGTCGACCGCCATGAGTCCACTGTGATCGCCGCGGTCGTCGACATCGCGGGAGAGATGGCCGAGCACCTACGAACGCCGGATGAGGTACGCGACTACCTGCTGGGCGTCGTCGAGCAGGTCGCGTCGTTGCCTGGTGCCGGGCGGGTGAAGGGACTGTCGCAGGAGGACAAAAAGGTGCTCGACGTCCTGCTGGCACGCGCCGATCTGATGCCGATAGTGATCCGCTACCAGGAGTTGAAACGCAGCCGTACGAGCTTGGACTACGCCGATCAGATGGCGCTTGCGGCGCGCCTGGCTCAGCAGTACCCGGACGTCGGGGCCATGGAGCGGGGCCGCTTCCGAGCAGTGCTGCTCGATGAATTCCAGGACACCAGTGAAGCGCAGATGGTCCTGCTGCGCTCACTGCTGATAGCGCCGGGGGAGCCGGTCGCGGTGACGGCCGTCGGTGATCCGCACCAGTCGATCTTCGGTTGGCGCGGAGCCAGCGCGACCAGCCTCTCGGCGTTCGCCGAGCATTTCCATGGCGAGGCAGGATGCCGACAGCTGCCGCTGGCAACAAGCTGGCGCAACGATGTCGCCGTGCTGAAGGTTGCTGACCGCACATCGGCACCCCTGCGCCGCAGCGGAGTTCCCGTGCTCGCGCTGAGGCCCCGGGCGGACGCGGCGGCGGGCGCGGTGCACGCGGCCCGGTTGGAAACCGAAGAGGACGAGGCGGAGCACGTCGCGCGCTGGATTGCCGGGCAGTGGTTCGAAGGTCCGGGTCGACACCGCAAGGTCACCGCCGCAGTGTTGTGCCGTAAGCGGGCCCTCTTCTCCCTGGTCGTTGATCGGCTCCAGGCACATGGGCTGCCCGTCGAGGTCGTCGGGGTGGGTGGCCTGCTCACCACCCCCGAGGTCGCCGACATCGTGAGTTTGTTGTGGGCGGTGCAGGACCCCACTCGCGGGGATCGACTGATGCGACTGCTGACCGGTCCCGCGATGCGGATCGGGCCGGCAGATCTGGCCGGTTTGTACGCGTGGGCTCGCCGGCTCGTCCGCCAGGATCGTCCTGTACGGCACGACCGAGGCGCGGACGGCAGACAGCGAGAAGACCCGCAGATCAAAGATGACGCGCAGGTGAAGGATCTGGAGCAGGACACCCGCGATCAGCCCAGCATCATCGAAGCGCTCGAACGACTTCCTGATGCCGGGTGGCGCGGACCTGCCGATGAGCACATCGGCGAGGTCGCCCTGACCCGGCTGCACCACCTGGCGCGGATGATCCGTCGGGTGCGCTCGATGACCGGACTTCCGCTCGCCGAGCTGGTCGGTGAGGCGGAACGGTCCCTGGGTGTGGACATCGAAGTCCTGGCCCGAGCCGAGCACACGCCCGGCACCGCCAGGGTGCACCTGGACGCGTTCGCCGACGTGGCAGCCCAGTTCGCAGCGCAGGCCGACCGACCCACGCTCGGCGGCTTTCTCGCCTGGCTGGACGCCGCGTTGAAGGAGGAACGCGGGCTGAGTACGCCGTTCCTGGAAACCACGGACGCCGCGGTGCAGGTGCTCACCGTGCATGCTGCGAAAGGTCTGGAATGGGACTACGTCGCGGTTCCAGGGCTCAGCGAGGGCACGTTCCCCTCGCACGGGCACCGGACCACCTGGAAGAAGAAGCACGGCGGGTGGGCCATCGGGAGCGGCGATGATGCGCACCCGCTGGATCACGGCAGCTGGGTGACCACCGACACCGGGTGGACCGGCGGTCTCGACGGCGTGCCGTACGACCTGCGTGGTGACGTCGACGGTCTGCCGTTCTTCGGCTGGCAGGACGCGGGCGACGTCCCTGCGCTGCGGGAGGCGTTGACCGCCTTCCGCACCGAGGGTGGCGCTCATGCGGTGGCCGAGGAACGACGCCTGGCCTACGTCGCATTCACCCGCGCCCGTCACGAGATGCTGCTCACCGGCGCCGTCTGGGGTGCGGGCAAGTTTCCGCGGGTGACCTCGCGCTTCCTGCTTGAGCTGGTGGACGCCGGTCTGGTCCAGCGGTCCACCTGGTGCCCCCTGCCCGATGATCCAGAACCGATCAACCCCCGCGCAGATAGCGACAATGTCGCTATCTGGCCGGGGGACCGACTGAAAAATCGTCGGGAGGACCTCCAGGCCGGCGTGGCGAAGATCTCGGCAGCAATCACGGCCCCGAACCCGGGCGAACTGGCCGACCCGGACACTGACCGTGGCCGGCGGCTGCTGCGGCTACTCGTGGAGCGGCAGGCCTCCCGCACCCGCCGAGAGGCGGCCGTCAACCTCCCAGGGCATATTTCGACGTCCGCACTGGTCGCGTTGGCGCAGGACCCGCAGGGTTTCGCCTCCCAACTACGCCGTCCGATGCCTTCCGCGCCCGCGCTCGCAGCGCGTCGGGGTACGGCGTTCCACGCCTGGGTCGAGCAGCATTTCCAGCGAGCCGCGTTGCTGGACATCACCTCGTTGCCCGGGTCGGGCGACGAAGACGCCGATCTCGACGCCGACCTGCAAGGCATGAAAGACCGGTTCCTCGCCTCACAGTGGGCTGATCGCGCCCCGATCGATGTTGAAATCGCCCTCGAGACATGGATCGCCGGGATCAGCATCCGGGGCCGTGTCGATGCGGTCTTCCGTTCGCTCGACGGCGTGGGCTACGTCATCGTCGATTGGAAGACGGGGGCCATGCCGAGCGGCGAAGCAGCCCGCACCCGCGCCCTGCAGCTCGCGGCCTACCGCATTGCCTACGCGCGACTGCATGGTCTCGACCCTGAACTGGTTTCCGGCGCCTTCTACTACGCGGGCACCGGCGAGACGGTGTGGCCGGACCTACCCGGTTCCGAGCAGCTCGCCGAACTGCTCGCCGCGATAGCACCGACCGATTCAGCACAAATCAACACAGCGCCGACCGATCATGAGGGCGTGCTGGAGCCCTGA
- a CDS encoding ferritin-like fold-containing protein — MDDAPAVEPVAADLQDPVIRAGVTTLLGVLAYGELKSFFATVNDAGMAPGVQLKGVLAAFAVREFHHYEAIVARLHELDVDPQEAMDSVAAAIDEWHRRTTPHNWAESLMKAYAGQSIARDFYRECARWVDPTSRTLMLEVLADNDAAVFVEQQLRYAITDDERMASKLALWGRRLMGEVLTQAQMTIAETESLERFLIADGSGHGMSLAQLSALFTRLTDAHTARMEALGLSA; from the coding sequence ATGGATGATGCGCCCGCTGTCGAACCCGTTGCTGCCGACCTGCAGGACCCGGTCATCCGGGCGGGGGTCACTACCCTGCTCGGCGTGCTGGCCTACGGCGAGCTCAAGAGCTTCTTCGCGACGGTCAACGACGCGGGAATGGCCCCGGGAGTGCAACTCAAGGGCGTACTCGCGGCGTTCGCCGTGCGCGAGTTCCACCACTACGAGGCAATCGTCGCGCGGCTGCACGAGTTGGACGTCGATCCGCAGGAAGCGATGGACTCGGTCGCTGCCGCCATCGACGAGTGGCACCGTCGCACCACCCCCCACAACTGGGCGGAAAGCCTGATGAAGGCCTATGCCGGACAGTCGATCGCGCGGGATTTCTACCGCGAATGCGCCCGGTGGGTGGACCCTACGAGTCGCACGCTGATGCTGGAGGTGCTCGCCGACAACGATGCGGCCGTGTTCGTCGAACAGCAGCTGCGGTACGCCATCACCGATGACGAGCGGATGGCCAGCAAGTTGGCGCTGTGGGGCCGACGGTTGATGGGCGAAGTGCTCACCCAGGCACAGATGACGATCGCCGAGACAGAATCGTTGGAGCGATTCCTGATTGCCGACGGGTCAGGTCACGGCATGTCGCTGGCGCAGCTGTCGGCCCTGTTCACCCGTCTCACCGACGCCCACACGGCGCGGATGGAAGCCCTCGGGCTGTCGGCCTGA
- a CDS encoding DUF3107 domain-containing protein: protein MEVKIGVQHVAREVVLESDQSAEEVRDLVAASLKSGDPLTLTDERGHTVTVPASVIAYVDVASEQARRVGFGS from the coding sequence GTGGAGGTAAAGATCGGCGTGCAGCATGTGGCGCGCGAGGTAGTGCTCGAGTCGGATCAGAGCGCCGAAGAGGTGCGCGATCTGGTGGCGGCGTCGCTGAAGTCCGGTGATCCGTTGACCCTCACCGACGAGCGCGGTCACACCGTGACGGTTCCGGCGTCGGTCATCGCCTATGTGGACGTTGCTTCAGAACAGGCTCGTCGGGTCGGCTTCGGGAGCTGA
- the moeB gene encoding molybdopterin-synthase adenylyltransferase MoeB, with protein sequence MTRQPLIPPAPPLTPGQVQRYSRHLLLDEIGTTGQRRLKNARVLVVGAGGLAAPVLAYLAAAGVGHLTIIDDDVVESSNLQRQVLFTENDLGSAKSTAARTAVAGINGEVHVQTLQARFEVSNALELAADHDVVVDTTDNFATRYLVNDTCVFLGLPLVWASVERFEGRASVWLAGEGPCYRCIFPQPPPDGAVPSCAEAGVLGLLPGTMGAIQAGEVIKLLLGLGEPLIGRMVMHDALAGSWQTLPMAADPACPICGIDPSITRLSAPKQRIPVPELTVHELRDLLAVGRARVIDIRTAAERDIVALPFAEHLEADDVGIGNLGASDGRTLVLHCKSGARSSAAVRSLLQDGYAGPVASLEGGILAWAQQIDPTLAQY encoded by the coding sequence GTGACGCGCCAACCGCTGATACCGCCAGCGCCCCCACTGACCCCGGGCCAGGTTCAGCGGTACTCCCGGCACCTGTTGCTCGACGAGATCGGCACCACGGGTCAGCGGCGCCTCAAGAACGCCAGGGTTCTGGTGGTGGGCGCCGGCGGTCTGGCAGCTCCCGTCCTGGCCTATCTGGCTGCGGCGGGCGTCGGACATCTCACCATCATCGATGACGACGTGGTCGAGTCCTCCAATCTGCAACGGCAGGTGCTGTTCACCGAGAACGACCTGGGTTCGGCCAAGTCGACCGCTGCCCGGACAGCGGTCGCTGGGATCAACGGTGAGGTGCACGTCCAGACCCTGCAGGCCCGGTTCGAGGTGTCGAATGCCTTGGAGTTGGCGGCCGACCACGACGTAGTGGTAGATACGACCGACAACTTCGCAACGAGATATCTGGTCAACGACACCTGTGTGTTCCTCGGGCTCCCGCTCGTCTGGGCCTCGGTCGAGCGATTCGAAGGGCGGGCGTCGGTGTGGCTTGCGGGTGAGGGTCCCTGCTACCGCTGCATCTTCCCCCAGCCTCCGCCGGACGGTGCCGTGCCGTCCTGCGCGGAGGCCGGCGTCCTCGGTTTGCTCCCGGGCACCATGGGAGCCATTCAGGCGGGTGAGGTGATCAAGTTGCTGCTCGGCCTCGGGGAGCCGCTGATCGGCCGGATGGTCATGCACGACGCGCTGGCCGGAAGCTGGCAGACGTTGCCGATGGCAGCTGATCCGGCGTGTCCGATCTGCGGGATCGACCCGAGCATCACCAGGCTGTCGGCACCGAAGCAGCGGATCCCGGTACCGGAGCTCACCGTGCACGAGCTACGCGACCTGTTGGCCGTCGGCCGGGCCCGGGTCATCGACATCCGCACCGCTGCCGAACGTGACATCGTGGCGTTGCCCTTCGCCGAACATCTCGAGGCTGACGATGTCGGCATCGGCAATCTCGGAGCCTCCGACGGGCGCACTCTGGTGCTGCACTGCAAGTCCGGAGCGCGATCGAGCGCAGCGGTGCGCTCCCTGCTCCAGGACGGTTATGCGGGTCCGGTCGCTTCCCTGGAGGGCGGGATCCTCGCCTGGGCACAGCAGATCGATCCCACGCTTGCGCAGTACTGA
- a CDS encoding ATP-dependent DNA helicase, producing MMRRAAESRLPRPDLDEMQELAVRGVASMTVVLGAPGTGKSTVAVETVVAAVAGGMRPDECLLLAPTRIQAAALRDHLTARLQATTSEPVARTHQSLAFGILREAAALAGEPAPRLLSGPEQDVVLRELLAGHAQDSDRLEGTPKWPDFVREALGTRGFRSELRDLLMRAVEWGLDGDALHELGVRHQRPAWVAAARVLDEYDQVTALSRPGAYDPSWILGAAAGLLETDREAAARMQRRTKLIVVDDAQELTHASATLLDVLAHPGARIVLLADPDSTVQGFRGADPRYLKSLSQRRSAADPIILPQSYRLSEAAVAVAARVSARIGTVGAGGQRRPRPTGVDGHVDVALLRATSQEAAYVAGQFRELHLMGGVPWSQMAVIVRGQARAVALRRALSGAGVPVAVPSTVLAVRDEPAVRPFLMLLETAIALRDGREQPLTAETSVDLLTSPLGGADAIVLRRMRRVLRASELQVGGNRSSDELLAAAVTSAGPLDEPEVAPAARIARVLRAGVDAGRARGATAETVLWAMWEAGALAEGWRRTALEGGAAGARADRDLDAMMALFAAAAAYDDRLPGSAPEGFLEHIRGQDVPGDRLVPGAPDDASVALLTPAAAAGRQWRVVAVCGVQDGVWPDLRLRGSLLGSEQLVDVMRGREAHLGSAEALRGAQAAVRYDETRQFHVAVTRASEQLLVTAVRSDDEQPSIYLDLVDPPVRLTHQDEEPRTPVEVPDALTLSGSVAALRREIVTARGAAADRAAAELAFLAAHDVPGADPGQWWALTALSDDRPLRAPDAKVSVSPSRVEAFGTCGLNWLLSSIGADGPDIGTRNLGTLVHEIAAEFAADDLATMTRALDERWPRLGFGDTWMSERDRARAHRMLEYLHGYFEKAAAEGWEQAGVEVDVRLQVGRAELHGSVDRTERKHGIAGIRVIDFKTGSSKPKDGDMASQAQLGVYQVAVVEGAFPNETHSAGAALVHIGKAAGTRGVKVQPQAALDEVTDSWAHRLLAQTADGMAGSTVIASVSERCGTCPVRACCPLQEEGRMLGEHQ from the coding sequence ATGATGCGCAGGGCTGCCGAGTCCCGACTGCCTCGTCCGGACCTGGACGAGATGCAGGAGTTGGCGGTGCGCGGCGTTGCATCGATGACTGTGGTCCTGGGAGCTCCGGGCACGGGCAAGTCGACGGTCGCGGTGGAGACCGTGGTCGCGGCGGTCGCCGGAGGGATGCGTCCCGACGAGTGTCTGCTGCTGGCGCCTACGCGCATCCAGGCGGCTGCGCTGCGCGATCATCTGACGGCCAGGCTGCAGGCGACGACGAGCGAACCGGTGGCGCGCACCCATCAGTCGCTCGCGTTCGGGATTCTGCGGGAGGCCGCCGCCCTGGCCGGGGAGCCCGCTCCGAGGCTGCTGTCCGGACCGGAGCAGGACGTCGTCCTGCGGGAACTGCTGGCGGGCCACGCGCAGGATTCAGATCGCCTGGAGGGCACCCCGAAGTGGCCAGATTTCGTCCGTGAGGCCCTGGGTACCCGGGGGTTCCGCTCGGAACTGCGGGACCTGCTGATGCGCGCTGTGGAGTGGGGCCTGGATGGCGACGCGCTGCACGAACTCGGGGTGCGGCATCAGCGACCCGCATGGGTGGCTGCGGCGCGGGTGCTCGACGAGTACGACCAGGTCACCGCGTTGTCACGACCGGGCGCTTATGACCCGTCCTGGATTCTCGGTGCTGCCGCCGGGCTGCTGGAGACCGACCGTGAGGCCGCGGCGCGGATGCAGCGGCGAACCAAGCTCATCGTCGTCGACGACGCTCAGGAACTGACGCATGCGTCGGCGACGCTGCTCGACGTCCTGGCCCACCCCGGCGCGCGGATCGTGTTGTTGGCAGACCCCGACTCCACCGTGCAGGGCTTCCGCGGTGCCGATCCGCGGTACCTGAAATCGTTGAGCCAGCGACGCAGCGCAGCCGATCCGATCATCCTGCCGCAGTCCTATCGGCTCAGCGAGGCGGCAGTCGCGGTCGCTGCGCGGGTGAGCGCCCGGATCGGCACGGTGGGCGCGGGCGGTCAACGCCGGCCACGGCCTACCGGCGTCGACGGACACGTCGACGTGGCTCTGCTGCGTGCGACGTCTCAGGAGGCCGCCTACGTTGCCGGCCAATTTCGCGAATTGCACCTCATGGGTGGGGTGCCCTGGTCACAGATGGCCGTCATCGTGCGCGGCCAGGCCCGCGCCGTAGCCCTGCGTCGGGCCTTGAGTGGTGCCGGCGTGCCGGTCGCAGTGCCGTCCACGGTCCTCGCGGTGCGTGACGAGCCGGCAGTACGACCGTTCCTGATGCTGTTGGAGACGGCGATCGCCCTGCGCGATGGCCGCGAGCAACCGCTCACCGCCGAGACGTCCGTTGATCTGCTGACCTCGCCGTTGGGTGGCGCCGATGCCATCGTGCTGCGTCGGATGCGGCGGGTGCTGCGTGCCTCGGAGCTGCAGGTCGGAGGTAACCGGTCCAGCGACGAGTTGCTTGCTGCGGCGGTGACATCGGCCGGCCCGCTGGACGAGCCGGAGGTCGCCCCCGCGGCTCGGATCGCCCGGGTGCTTCGCGCGGGAGTTGACGCAGGACGGGCCCGGGGGGCTACTGCCGAGACGGTGCTGTGGGCCATGTGGGAAGCAGGCGCCCTGGCGGAGGGTTGGCGCAGAACAGCACTGGAGGGGGGCGCTGCCGGCGCCCGGGCCGACCGCGATCTCGATGCGATGATGGCGCTCTTCGCGGCCGCCGCGGCGTATGACGACCGTCTTCCGGGGTCAGCACCCGAAGGATTTCTGGAGCACATCCGCGGCCAGGATGTGCCGGGTGACCGGTTGGTTCCCGGCGCCCCCGATGACGCCTCGGTCGCATTGCTCACCCCGGCTGCAGCCGCCGGCAGACAGTGGCGGGTGGTTGCTGTGTGTGGCGTACAGGACGGCGTGTGGCCCGATCTGCGGCTGCGTGGCTCACTGCTCGGCTCCGAGCAGCTGGTCGACGTGATGAGAGGTCGCGAGGCGCACCTGGGCTCGGCGGAGGCGCTGCGTGGCGCGCAGGCGGCGGTGCGTTACGACGAGACCCGCCAGTTCCACGTTGCTGTGACGCGCGCGAGCGAGCAGCTGCTCGTGACAGCCGTGCGGAGCGACGACGAACAACCGTCGATCTATCTCGACCTCGTGGATCCGCCCGTGCGGCTGACGCATCAGGATGAAGAGCCCCGGACGCCGGTCGAGGTCCCCGACGCCTTGACCCTGTCCGGTTCGGTCGCTGCGCTGCGACGCGAGATCGTGACTGCGCGCGGGGCTGCGGCCGACCGGGCAGCAGCCGAGTTGGCTTTCCTGGCAGCTCACGACGTGCCCGGCGCCGACCCGGGACAGTGGTGGGCGTTGACTGCGCTGTCCGACGACCGGCCGTTGCGGGCACCTGATGCGAAGGTTTCGGTGTCGCCGTCGCGTGTCGAGGCATTCGGCACCTGCGGTCTGAACTGGCTGCTGAGCAGTATCGGCGCGGATGGCCCCGATATCGGGACCCGTAATCTCGGGACTCTCGTGCATGAGATCGCCGCAGAGTTCGCGGCGGACGACCTGGCCACCATGACCCGGGCCCTGGACGAGCGATGGCCGCGGCTCGGTTTCGGCGACACCTGGATGAGCGAACGGGACCGTGCCCGGGCCCATCGGATGCTGGAGTACCTGCACGGGTACTTCGAGAAAGCTGCAGCAGAAGGGTGGGAGCAGGCAGGGGTGGAGGTCGATGTGCGCCTGCAGGTCGGTCGCGCTGAACTGCATGGCAGCGTCGACCGGACGGAGCGCAAGCACGGCATTGCGGGCATCCGGGTCATCGACTTCAAGACCGGATCCAGCAAGCCCAAGGACGGCGACATGGCCAGCCAAGCCCAGCTCGGCGTCTATCAGGTGGCCGTGGTCGAGGGAGCCTTCCCGAACGAGACGCACTCTGCCGGTGCAGCACTGGTGCATATCGGCAAGGCTGCGGGGACACGCGGCGTGAAGGTGCAGCCGCAGGCCGCCCTCGATGAAGTCACCGACTCCTGGGCGCACCGGCTGCTGGCGCAAACCGCTGACGGAATGGCCGGCTCGACAGTCATAGCCTCAGTATCCGAGCGCTGCGGCACCTGCCCGGTGCGCGCGTGCTGCCCACTGCAGGAAGAGGGTCGGATGCTGGGTGAGCATCAGTGA